From the genome of Leptolyngbyaceae cyanobacterium:
GAGATAAAGGCAACGATACTGTATTTGGCGGTACTAGCGAACTTGATAGTACGGATGGACGAGATTTAATATTTGGCGGCACGGGTAATGATTTACTCAACGGTAACGCTAGTAACGATACCTTGTTTGGAGAAGATGGTAACGATACGGTGCGCGGCGGTCAAAATGATGACATAGTTTGTGGTGGTTCTGGGGATGATATGCTGTTTGGCGATCGCGGAAATGATAGCCTGTGTGCTGGTGATGGAAATGACTCTATTTATGGAGGCAATGGCAGCGATTTTGCGATCGGTGCAAATGGAGAACGAGATTATTTATGCGGCGGTCTAGGAAATGACTGGCTTTTCGGCAATGAAGGAGAGGATTGGCTAAATGGAGAAGCCGGGGACGATACCCTGTTTGGTGGTAAAGATAATGACACGCTAATTGGTGGCGCTGACAACGATCGCCTGATTGGAGATCTCGGTAACGACTTCCTCACTGGCGGTAGCGGAAGCGACCTATTTATCTTAGCAGCCGGAAAAGGAAGCGATGTCATCGCTGATTTCCAAGATAATCAAGATTTGTTCGGTTTAAGTGGTGGTATGACTTTCCAAGATTTAGCCATCTCTCAAAGTAGCGATCGCACTTTCATCAACCTAAAAAGCAACGGCGAACTGCTAGTCACTTTGTATGCAGTCCAAGCAAACGCGATCGAACAATCGGACTTTATCTCTGTAATTTAAGGCACATTGACCAACCACTTACTAGCGATCGGCATTCGCCAGCCAGTACCAAAAGCGCGATCGGTAATTTTCAACCCAGGAGGTGCTTGTCGCCGTTTAAATTCCGATCGCGCTACTAATTTAATCACCCGATTTACCACATCCGGATCGTGTCCTGCTAGCACAATTTCCTTAGCTGATTGATGATAATTAACAAACCGTTCCAAAATATCATCTAATATCTCATAAGGAGGCAGAGAATCTTGGTCTACTTGTCCCGGTTTTAGTTCGGCGCTGGGTGGTTTAACTAACACGTTTTCGGGAATAATTTCCCTCTGACGATTTAGCCATTGACACAAAGAATAAACGCGGGTTTTCGGTACATCGGCAATGGCGGCTAATCCTCCATTCATATCACCGTAAAGAGTGCAGTAACCTACAGCCATTTCCGATTTATTGCCAGTCGAAATCAGGAGATAACCAAACTTATTAGCAATTGCCATTAATAAATTACCCCTGATCCGGGATTGGATATTTTCTTCGGCAATGCCAAACTCAGTACCAGCAAACAGATCTGCCAAACTTTCGTCATAACTTTTCATTAAACCGCCGATTGGCAACAAATTTGTTTTAATCCCCAAATTTTCACCTAATGCTAAAGCATCTTTCACCGAATGATCGGAACTATAGGGAGAAGGCATCAAAACACCCAATACATTTTCTGCACCCAACGCTTCAGCTGCGATCGCAGCTACTAATGATGAATCTATGCCACCACTTAAACCGAGCACAATTTTAGTAAATCCGCATTTTCGTGCATAATCTCGCACTCCTAGCACCAAAGCCTGCCAAATTTCTTCATCGTAACTTTCTGGCATTTCTGCTATTGATGCTGTCAGCAAATTTCTTTCTTTTTTAGAAAATTTCAAACATACCACATCTTTTTTAAATGCAGGCAGAGAACAAACTAAATCTCCATGACTATTTAAAGCAAAACTAGCGCCATCAAAGATTAGATCGTCATTTCCTCCTACTTGATTAGCGTAGATAATCGGTCTTTGATGACGCACCGCACTGTGGCGCAGCATATCTTTCCGCAATTGTTGTTTGCCTACCGAATAAGGAGAAGCCGACAAATTAACAATTAAATCCACTCCTAATTCAGCTAAATCAGCAATTGGATTATCGGGATAGGTTCGTTTACCCCAAAAGTTTTCATCGTTCCATAAATCTTCGCAAATGGTGACGCCAATTCGCAGATTATCTAAAACGAAAAAATTAGAATGTTTTCCCGGCTCAAAATAGCGATTTTCATCAAAAACATCGTAAGTAGGTAATAGCCGCTTGTGAAAGCTTTGCTGAATCTTTCCTTGTTCTAACAAAGCAATACTGTTAAATAAAGACTTGCCACCGTTGCTAGAAGCATTTATATTTGGTTCGACCGTTCCTACTAATACTGCTAAATTCGGCGGCAAGTCCTTTGCTAATTGTTGCAAAGTAATTGCCATTTCCTCTACAAAACTGGGATTGAGTAACAAATCTCGTGGTGGATATCCGCATAAAGAAAGTTCTGGCGTTAGCAATAAACGCGCACCTAATTCAGATGCTTGTCTGGCGCTATTAAGAATTTGTTGAGCGTTATTGGTGAGGTCACCAATCGTGGGGTTTAGTTGTGCGATCGCAATTTTCATATTATTTGTCATTTGTTATTAGTCATTTGTCATTTGTTATTGGTCATTTGTTATTTGATATGTAGCCTATGGATTTTATGTAGGCGTTTAATTTGGGAGCTAGTTCGTCTATGATTAGTTTGCGTTTATCTATTTGTTTTGTTGTTAAGATATTTCTGCAATAAGCTCTTCTTAGCCAGTGTTGGGTTTCGTTTAAAGAACCTCTGGCGATAATTACGAATCGTCGATTTTCTTGATAAGTACCTCTCCCTACTCCTTCAGCTATTTTTGCACCAATACTATCGGCTGAACGAATAATTTGTTTACCTACAGTATCCTTTGCTAAATATTCCCACTCATTCACAATTTCCCATATTTCATCGCTCAATCTCTCCGCTAATTGATAAATTTTCAAATCTTGAAACCTCTTACTCGACATTATTTTATCTCCCCTTTTGTAATTTATTTTTTTACTTACTAGTTAATGACCAATGACTAATGACCAATGACCAATAACTAAATAAACACTAAAGGTTTATCTTTAAAAGGAGCAAAAGCTTCCGCATCAAATCGATACAAACTAGCAGGACGACCTGCACCTCGCGAAACTTTTACGCCTGTATCGCACAAAAAGCCTAACTTGAGTAAGCGAGCGCGAAAATTAGAATAATCAGAAAAATTTTCGCCTAAAACAGTCGTGTAAAGTTGATACAAATCGCTGAGAGTAAATAAATCTGGTAACACATCAAAAGCCACCGGACTATACTCTAATTTATTTCGCAAACGGCGATAGCCATATTCGAGAATTTGATTGTGATCGAAGGCTAATTGCGGCACTTGCTCGATCGGATACCAAGCAATTCCACTCACCCCATCAGCAATTAATTCCGCTTCGGCAAATCTCACTAAAGCAAAATAACTCACCGATAAATAGCGCACTCCAAAACTTTCCGGTGCTTCTCTGGGGTCGCGGCTTGGCCCGCCAAAGGTATATAACTGCTCTAAATAGAGATTTTTTACCTTAATTTTTTCTGCCAAAATTCGATAAGCGGCATCTTCTAGAGATTCGCCTTGTCTAACTAGCGTACCCGGTAAACACCATTGACCGATGAACGGTTCGTCGTGGCGCATTACTAATAAAACGAGCAGTCGATTTTGGTCGGTATCGACAGAAAAAATAACGTTATCTACCCCTACTTTAAAATCGGCTAAAGGGTGTTTTCTTAGCGGATCGGCAATCTTTTTTACGTTGCGTCCTGACATGCGTACAATTGCTCTCGATGAATATATGCCTCGACAGGAGGCGTTAGTGCTTCCCTATCTCCATTTTCACGATAAGCTGTAGAAGAAACATCTGGCCCGGTCACAGATGCGATCGCAATCTTCGCTCCCATCTGCCTCAACCGCTCGATACCTGCTTGTTCTACGGCATATCCCGGTCTAGGCACGACTAGTAGTTGCACTTGTCGTAACAAATCTTCAACTCGATACCAACGAGGTAACTGGTTAATTAAATCCGAACCTATCACCAATGTTAGTCCTGCACCAGGCCACTTTTCTTTCGCTTTCTGTAGGGTTTCCAACGTGCGACGGCTACTCAAATCTTGATGTATACCGATATTATGTCTTGGCGGATCGATATATTCGATCAACAATCTCAACATGGTAGCTCGATGTTGTAAAGGTGTTTGATGAACCTTTAAGGGATTATCGGACGCCCAAGCTGCTACCCAGTCATAATGTTGGGATAGCCAGTTCAAAATTGCTTGATGTCCGGCGGTTGGAGGATCGGCACTCGTACCGAAAAGAGCTATGTTAATCATTGGTCATTTGTCATTGGTCATTTGTCATTGGTCTTTAATTAATTAGTTGTTCGCTGTCTTTAGTACAACTAATAATTAACTATTAAGAATTACCGTTTTGTTTTGTAAGTTAACTGTTGGAGTGGGTCGGAAATTTCCATTGGAGGAGAAGTGGGTCGATCCAGTTGGCGAGTTTGGGGTGGTAGACTGGCAACGGAAGCGGCAGTGCGATCGCGAATTTGCTCTAAACTTTCCCCCCACATCCGCTTACCTTGGCTGAAAACTAACTGCAATAAAAGTTGTTCTTCCATTGGTTGTTCCGACATCAGTCCCAATCGATCGGAAATCATCTCACCGTTTTCAATTCGGCGGAAGATTTGTTTGCGACCGGGATAAGAAATTTTATTACTAGATTGTTTCATCGTGGGAATGCCATCAATTTCCACCAGTTTGTAAACTCCATTGACTGGCGCACCAGTGACTAATCGAGTTCCCAAACCGAAACCATCGATGCAAGCACCAGACTGTTTTAACCGGGCAATTTCCCACTCATCTAGATCTCCAGTAGCAAAAATCGGTACTCCAGGCAACAGCGATCGCACTTGTTTCGATAAACTAACTAAATCTCCCGAATCCAACCGCACTCCCGATAATTGTAATTCCCCCGCATTTACTCTTTCTGCTAACTGTTTAGCAGCTGCTAAAGGATCGTAAGTATCGATCAACAAAGGTGCGCCCGGAAAATAGCGATGAAAAGCCGCAAATGCCTCCATCTCGCTACCGCTAGTTGCCGTTAACGCCATCACCAAAGAATGCGCCATCGTACCGCTCGGTTTTTGGCCCAATTTCAGCGCCGCCAGCACGTTAGATGTCGCATCCAAACCCCCCGCCAAGGCAGCCCGTGCCGCCCACAGAGAAGCTTGAGCGCTAAAAGCCCGCCGCGTCCCGAATTCCAGCAAAGTAGCTAGTGGGCCAGCGACATCCCGCAACCTAGCGGCCCTCGTCGCCACCAACGTTTGGTAATTCAGCACGTTCAGCAGATAAGTTTCCACCACCTGAGCTTGCCATAACGGTGCTTCTACCCGCAGCAAAGGTTGATTGGCAAATACCGCCGTTCCCTCTGGTACTGCCCACAGATCCCCCGTAAAACGAGCTTCTGCCAATCGCGACCAGAATTCCTTTGGTGCGTGCTGAAAAATACCAGTTGCCTGCAAAGCTTCCAGATGTTCTGGAGTAAAGCGAAATTGTTCTAAATATTCTAGGGCTTGTTGCAAACCCATCGCGATTAAGTAACCGAAACCTTCTGGTAATCGTCGGGTAAATAGCTCGAAACTGGCTTGTCGATCGTCTAAACCTTCACCAACGTAGCACGCCGCCATCGTCAGTTGATAAAGGTCGGTTAACAAGCTCAAATCTTCAGAATCAACCGTAAGTTCTTTGGTTCGTAAGTTTTCGGTTGTGGGAAGATTACCACTCAGGTGTAAACGGTTCAATTCGGGGGCAATATTCATGGCCCAGCTTCCTAGCACGATCTTTGGTTTCAATTATAGTAGATTTCACCAAAATACTGTCAAGTCATTTTTCTGAAATTTTGATAAAGCTAGCCCGATCGAGCAATATTTTCCTTTATTTAATTTAATGTAAATATTTATATAATTTACTTAATAGTAATTTTCTCAAAAATATTACCAGTTTCACGCACATTTAGCAGAATCAGGAGTAAATTAGCTCTCCCCTTTTCTCTTTCTCTTCCCTTTTCCTATAAAACAAGCTAACAAATATCACAAAACATTAAAAAACTGTACGGTTTTTTCCTTAAACTCAACAAGTAGCTGAGTCATAAACAAAGTATTGCAACAATAATCAAACAAGTATTGCGAAATTGTACGTTACCACCAAATTTATCGATAATTAGAGTTAGAGGTACTAAAAAGTATCTGATTCAGAGCAAACGGAACATTTGAACGGGAGAGTATTTACTATGACTGTCTACCAAATGTTTGATCGAGTTACCCAATTCTTTTTAGAAGCGGCTGCTCGCATTTTTGGCCCAACCGATGATGCTTATCCAGTAACCGGCGTTCAACCTTTTGAAGGAGACCCCTATAAAGAATCAGATAAATCGGATTGGTAGTGGTAAGAGATATCACCTTGATAGGTAGAAAAGTGTCAGATCTAAATCTGAAAACTCTTACGCAAGTTCGAGGTTCAGCCATATTTGGTTTGGGCGATTACCAAAAACCAAAATTGATAAGAATCAGAACAAAATTTCACCTTAGTCCAGAGCTACCATATTTATCTGTGGGTCGCTCTAAAATCGATTGGCAAGCTCTGTTATTATCACCTAATTCTTTGTATTGTAAACGTGGACTCGATTTTTTCTAGAGAAACTCGGTGGAGAAGAAAACTTCTCCACCGAAATTTTTGGAAATTTGAATAAATATGACAGCACTTAAGTAAAGTATTATTAGCCGTTAATTTCCCTGACAAGCACCTAAAGAATCCCACTGCAATTCAGCTAATAGCAGTATGGTTCCACCCATAATAATGCCAGTGGTAAGGTATTGCCAAAATCCTACGTAAGGAAGAATGAATATACTCAATAAATGAATAACACCAGTCATCATAAAGGTGCGCGATCGCATTCCCCACCCAGTACAAAAATAACCTACCCCTACCAAACCCAACCACAAATGGCAAAGAACGAGCAAAACTTCACCCCAACCTAAAAAAATACTCAAATCAGTTAAAATTAACCCAAATAACATTAAAATTATCCAACTATAAAGTACCCATCTCAACCGCTTTTCTTTAAACCAAGACCGAGTTAAATCTATCGTCGCCACCGTACCGATCGCAGTCAGCACTGACCATAAAATAGCTTGTAACTGCCAACTAATTGGAAAAAACTGTGCCGTAGCAAAAATGCCGCTCGAGATTAAACCCCATAAAATGCAAGCTTGGTCTAATTTAGTATAAAAGCTACTATAAACGATCGTATCGCCAATCTTGAAATGAACGCGCCACGCGCCGGGAAACTTTTTTAAATCGACATTTGTTACTTTACGACGGATGGGAGGGACTGACGGGTTAAAGAAAGTCATATTAAAAGTTGCTAAAAATAATTTATTTGTAGTTCTGATGATTAAATACTCGATCGGAACACCTTAATTACGTCTCTATCAACAGAAATGAGTTAGGCGTTTTTAATCTACGACCAATTAAGTAATTGTTAAATCATTCTGTATATCTCCCGTACTAACCCATTTGGTGTATGTCCGAGATATTGCTAAGTTATATTAAGTTTATTATAAATTTTGTAAAATTAGATGCTTAGGGTACAAATTTTTCCTAAAAGTAATCGAACTGAAGCTGAGAGCATCAGTTCGTTAATCATGATTTAAGCTTTTTTACTCATTCGTCAGTGGTAATCCGGATTGGCGAATTTAATTGCTACTAAAATTCGGTAAAACTAAGCACCAAACCACAAACAATAGTCAATAATTCCTATTTCTTAATGAGTATTTTTACCAGTCACTAGCTCCTCTTTAATACCCGCTACCAATTGCCAAACCAAACCTGATTCAACAAAAAGCATAATGCCGCGCTACCAACTGGAACGGTTATGTTATCAATACCTAACTTAGAGAAAGCTTCCAAACTGGTCGCAACTAAAGCGATCGCCAATGGCACTACCCAAGTTTGCCAAACATTACCTTGAACGGCCAATAAAATCAGAAAGCACACTGCATAGCTAACCAATGCCATCGTCAGAGAACCTTCCCAACTTTTTTGCATTCCCCAAATCTTATAAGGATGTTTACCAAATTGCTGTCCCACCAGCGCTGCCAATCCATCTCCCCAAGTCATCACCAAAATTCCCACCGCAGCGTAATAAGGTTGTTGTAGAGGCCAAAACCAACCGACTAAAATACCGATACTGAGGGCATAAAAAAACGTACCTAAGCTTTTGCGTCCTACGCTATTAATTCCTGGCAAAATTGGTAATTTATACGACAAAAGAGCCACCGTACTTGCTAAAATCGAAGCGGTAATTCCCACCCAAGCGGGAATTTGCAACCACCATGCCAAGAGGATCACCTGTCCCGTACCAATGTGAACTACTTTGCGTATTCTTTCCGGTTCTGTAGAAGTGTAGCGATGCAGCAACTCGGCAGCCAAAATAATTACTCCTACCCAAACTGCGGCAATCGCAATATGGAACCAGAGAGTAGGATCGGATAGAAAAGGTGGCACTGAATTAAGCAAAGATTTGGTTTAGTTAAACTAGGCTCTCCTTAACACTTTATTAGATTTTGTTCGTACATGAAAATTTTATTCATCTGGTTGATTAAAGGTTACCGAACCTTTATTTCACCTTTGTATCCTCCTACCTGTCGCTTTCACCCAACTTGTTCGCAGTATGCCATTCAAGCGATCGAACGATTTGGCCCTTGGCGCGGTAGTTGGTTAGCCGTTCGCCGCATCTTGCGCTGCCATCCCCTGCATCCCGGTGGATACGATCCGGTACCAGAGGTTGAGAATTCAACAAATAAGAAGGATTGATCGATAATTTTCACTGCTCTGCTACGACAACACGATCGCGTCCTTGTCTTTTCGCCTCGTACAACGCTGCATCCGCCGCCGCAATCACCGTCTCCCCAGTCAATCCGTGATCGGGGAAAATCGCTACACCCAAAGACACCGTAATACTGCCGAGATGCTGACGGCGATGTTGCAATTTTAAGCGTTTCACCCCTTCCCGAATAAATTCAGCCCGTCTGATAATAGTTTCTAAAGATGCTTCCGGCAGAATTAACGTTAATTCCTCACCACCATAGCGACAAGCAATATCCGAACCGCGAAATTTTTCTTGTAAAAATTTTCCCAATTCCCGCAGCACCGCATCCCCACCATCATGACCGTAAGTATCGTTATAACGCTTAAAATGATCGACATCGATCATAATTACTCCCAACGTTTGCTTTAAACGAACGGCGCGACTAATCTCTCTTTCTAAAGATTCTTCTAAATAACGTCGATTGTATAAACCAGTTAACGAATCCCGAATACTTTGCTGTTGCAGCGCTTCTCGTAACTTTAAATTAGCTAATGCTAACCCAATATGCTCTGCCACCGTGACCCCTAATTGTTCTTTGGCTGACGTGAAATATCCCGGCTGCTGAGAAGTTAAATAAAGTATCCCTAAAGCTTCTCCCTGCGCCATCATGGGAACGCAAAGAGTTTCAGCCGGAATCGGTAACAAAGAAAAGTTTTGGTATTCTTCCGCTATCCAATGATGAGATATCCCTGAGTCTCTATTTTTTTGACAATCATCGTTACAAACTATATTTTCCGAGTCATTTTCTCCCAACGATTGGCTAAGAATATGGCAATATTCTTGTGGCGGATCGCATACTTTTTGGCCAATCCTATCTGAATTATCATTTAATAACCCTTGGGTTACCAACGGTTGTAATTGAACGTGTTTGCACTGTAAGCTAAGTTCCGAATATTTAACTAAATGAGGTCTGCCTCTTCGCAATGACCAGCAATCATTTGGACTGAAAATTTTCTTACTACTAAAATTATTTCCACTTTGTTCGCTCGACCAAGTAGAAACTGCCTCTGCGACATTTTTAGAAGAGCTAATTACAAATATTCCCCCCGACACATCGGGAAACAACGGTTTGACCAATTGAGCGAGCATTTTATAGGCTTCGTCAATGGTCATACAGGCTTGCAAAATATCGCTCATTTTACCAAGTAACGCGATTTCCCGATTTCTCAACGCCAATTCTTCTACCCACTTATTTAATCTTTTATTGGCTTGTTCCAAATCTTTCTGAATCCTTTTTAGTTCGGTAATATTGCGAATAATAGCCAGGACAAATTCAACCTTTCCCTGCCTGGAAAATTCCGGTACTGCACGGGCTTGATAGTAAGCTTTTCCATTTAAATCTGTTAATTCAAACTCAATAGATTCTTGCCTACCCGTGATAAATACTTTTTGTAAAACTTTTTTCCACATATTCTGAAATTCATTACTAAATCCCACTTCAGAGAGCTTTTTACCGATGAAAGCTTGGGGAGGTATGCCAATTTGCCTTTCTATTTCTGGATTAATATACTGACAGCGCAACTCCCGATCGTATCGCGCGATCGCATCCGGCGCATTTTCAATCAAAGCGCGAAATTCTTCCTCTTGATGAAGTCTTTCTTCCGCCGCTTTTTTGCGTTCGGAAATATCGCGCAAAATTAAAGTAAAGATTTTTCCCGATACTAACTCTACTTGAGAAATTGAAGCTTCGATCGGAAATTCAGTTCCGTCTTTGCGACGACCGACTAATTCATCTAATTTTACTTTATGAAAGGATTGAACGTACCATTGATTGAGCCTAGCGGTTTGCTCGCTATCAACTTCTGCAAGGCAATCTGGCAACAGTAAAATTAGGGGTTTGCCTAATACTTCATTAGTAGCGTAACCGAAAATTTTGACTGCACCTTGATTAAATAAATTAATTTTTTGGTTTTCATCTATAGAAATAATAGCATCTTTAGCAATATCTAAAATAGTTGCAAAACGAACGCTGGCTGCTAGCAAATTGTCTTCTACTGTTTTGGCAAATGTAATATCCTGATTGGTTTCTAAAATCACGGGTATCTTACTATTTAATTTATTGATAACCCAACGGCTAGCCACTATAATTTTACTCCCATCTCTTTTAGTTTGGAGCAGTTCGCCTTCCCAAATCCCCCTTTGAAAAAGCTCTGTTTCTATTTCTGATAAAGGTTTGGGAAATTTTGTGAAGAGAAAATTATGATGGTTCTTTCCGAAAGCTTCTTCTTTACTAAACCCATACATTTCTTCAGCCCGATCGTTCCAAAATGCGATTGCACCTTGTAAATCTCTGATTAATATTCCCTCATGAGCTAAATTCAACAGATCTGCTCGTTCTTGAATACTTTTAAATAAATCTTGTTGATGATAATTTAATTTTAAGAAAATTTTAGAAAAGAAAGCATTTTGATGGCTAATTTTCTTGACTAAATTAGCAATTAATTGACAGAAAGCGATACCTAGAGGTTTCATAGAGAAAACTTAGAGTTACATTTGGGAGAAATAGGTATAACTGCGAAGAAGTTTTCCCCATTTCTATAGGAAAACTCCTCCTTGCTGCCCCTGAAGTGACTTCTACTGTAATTCGCTGTTGACAATCACTGCTCGAAGCGCTAAGCCAATTATTGAGATTTTTTAAGGAAAGCTAAGTTGATAACAGTGTTTGCTTTATAACTAGGCTAATTTCAGTATATCAACGAGAAACACCCAATGTAAAAAGATTATAAAATTAACCGTATCTTGATTGTATAAGATTAACTTAGAAATAATTACCCTCTTCCGGTAGATTAATTATCTAACATATGGTTAGTTGCCAAAATATAAAAATATTATTAAGAATTTTTTATCGGTCGGTTTACTCTCCTAATTTTTCTCAATGTAACGAATAGTTTAGTTTATTTATTTTTTGAAAAGTTTAACAGAAATTATGAAACCATATCAACAAATATTAATAGTCGAGTCTGGAGAACCACTAATCCCCATCCCCTTAGAACTATTTGCCGTTGAATCTCCCCATCCTTACGAAAAATTAGGCGCACCCTACGGAGATCGATCGCCCTATTATCTACGTCAAACAGTATTAAAAAAGCTGATCGAAGCGCAAAACCTACTACAGCAAACGCATCCCTACTGGCGCATCCAAATTTTTGATGCTTATCGACCAATTGAAGTGCAAAAATTTATGGTCGAGTACACCTTCGCCGAACTACTGAGAGCGCAGAATTTAAACTTATCCCAAATATCAGACATCGAACAACAAAACATTTGGCAGCAGGTTTATCAATTTTGGGCATCGCCCAGCCCCGATCCCGCTACCCCACCGCCCCATAGTACCGGTGGCGCGATCGACATTACCCTAGTTAACGAGCAAGGTAATCCAGTAAATATGGGTACAGCTATTGATGAAGTTTCACCGCTCTCCTATCCAGATTACTTTGCTAACAGCACCAACCCCATAGAACGGCAATATCACGCCTACCGCCAACTATTGTGGAGTATTATGCAAAAAGTCGGTTTTCAGCGCCATCCTAATGAATGGTGGCATTTTTCTTTTGGCGATCAAATGTGGGCTTGGTTATCTAATCAAGCAAATCCCCATCATTCACTTACA
Proteins encoded in this window:
- a CDS encoding nicotinate phosphoribosyltransferase; amino-acid sequence: MNIAPELNRLHLSGNLPTTENLRTKELTVDSEDLSLLTDLYQLTMAACYVGEGLDDRQASFELFTRRLPEGFGYLIAMGLQQALEYLEQFRFTPEHLEALQATGIFQHAPKEFWSRLAEARFTGDLWAVPEGTAVFANQPLLRVEAPLWQAQVVETYLLNVLNYQTLVATRAARLRDVAGPLATLLEFGTRRAFSAQASLWAARAALAGGLDATSNVLAALKLGQKPSGTMAHSLVMALTATSGSEMEAFAAFHRYFPGAPLLIDTYDPLAAAKQLAERVNAGELQLSGVRLDSGDLVSLSKQVRSLLPGVPIFATGDLDEWEIARLKQSGACIDGFGLGTRLVTGAPVNGVYKLVEIDGIPTMKQSSNKISYPGRKQIFRRIENGEMISDRLGLMSEQPMEEQLLLQLVFSQGKRMWGESLEQIRDRTAASVASLPPQTRQLDRPTSPPMEISDPLQQLTYKTKR
- a CDS encoding nicotinate-nucleotide adenylyltransferase; the protein is MINIALFGTSADPPTAGHQAILNWLSQHYDWVAAWASDNPLKVHQTPLQHRATMLRLLIEYIDPPRHNIGIHQDLSSRRTLETLQKAKEKWPGAGLTLVIGSDLINQLPRWYRVEDLLRQVQLLVVPRPGYAVEQAGIERLRQMGAKIAIASVTGPDVSSTAYRENGDREALTPPVEAYIHREQLYACQDAT
- a CDS encoding diguanylate cyclase, yielding MKPLGIAFCQLIANLVKKISHQNAFFSKIFLKLNYHQQDLFKSIQERADLLNLAHEGILIRDLQGAIAFWNDRAEEMYGFSKEEAFGKNHHNFLFTKFPKPLSEIETELFQRGIWEGELLQTKRDGSKIIVASRWVINKLNSKIPVILETNQDITFAKTVEDNLLAASVRFATILDIAKDAIISIDENQKINLFNQGAVKIFGYATNEVLGKPLILLLPDCLAEVDSEQTARLNQWYVQSFHKVKLDELVGRRKDGTEFPIEASISQVELVSGKIFTLILRDISERKKAAEERLHQEEEFRALIENAPDAIARYDRELRCQYINPEIERQIGIPPQAFIGKKLSEVGFSNEFQNMWKKVLQKVFITGRQESIEFELTDLNGKAYYQARAVPEFSRQGKVEFVLAIIRNITELKRIQKDLEQANKRLNKWVEELALRNREIALLGKMSDILQACMTIDEAYKMLAQLVKPLFPDVSGGIFVISSSKNVAEAVSTWSSEQSGNNFSSKKIFSPNDCWSLRRGRPHLVKYSELSLQCKHVQLQPLVTQGLLNDNSDRIGQKVCDPPQEYCHILSQSLGENDSENIVCNDDCQKNRDSGISHHWIAEEYQNFSLLPIPAETLCVPMMAQGEALGILYLTSQQPGYFTSAKEQLGVTVAEHIGLALANLKLREALQQQSIRDSLTGLYNRRYLEESLEREISRAVRLKQTLGVIMIDVDHFKRYNDTYGHDGGDAVLRELGKFLQEKFRGSDIACRYGGEELTLILPEASLETIIRRAEFIREGVKRLKLQHRRQHLGSITVSLGVAIFPDHGLTGETVIAAADAALYEAKRQGRDRVVVAEQ
- a CDS encoding M15 family metallopeptidase, whose product is MKPYQQILIVESGEPLIPIPLELFAVESPHPYEKLGAPYGDRSPYYLRQTVLKKLIEAQNLLQQTHPYWRIQIFDAYRPIEVQKFMVEYTFAELLRAQNLNLSQISDIEQQNIWQQVYQFWASPSPDPATPPPHSTGGAIDITLVNEQGNPVNMGTAIDEVSPLSYPDYFANSTNPIERQYHAYRQLLWSIMQKVGFQRHPNEWWHFSFGDQMWAWLSNQANPHHSLTARYGRI
- the yidD gene encoding membrane protein insertion efficiency factor YidD: MKILFIWLIKGYRTFISPLYPPTCRFHPTCSQYAIQAIERFGPWRGSWLAVRRILRCHPLHPGGYDPVPEVENSTNKKD
- a CDS encoding NUDIX domain-containing protein; the protein is MSGRNVKKIADPLRKHPLADFKVGVDNVIFSVDTDQNRLLVLLVMRHDEPFIGQWCLPGTLVRQGESLEDAAYRILAEKIKVKNLYLEQLYTFGGPSRDPREAPESFGVRYLSVSYFALVRFAEAELIADGVSGIAWYPIEQVPQLAFDHNQILEYGYRRLRNKLEYSPVAFDVLPDLFTLSDLYQLYTTVLGENFSDYSNFRARLLKLGFLCDTGVKVSRGAGRPASLYRFDAEAFAPFKDKPLVFI
- a CDS encoding four helix bundle protein; protein product: MSSKRFQDLKIYQLAERLSDEIWEIVNEWEYLAKDTVGKQIIRSADSIGAKIAEGVGRGTYQENRRFVIIARGSLNETQHWLRRAYCRNILTTKQIDKRKLIIDELAPKLNAYIKSIGYISNNK
- a CDS encoding diacylglycerol/polyprenol kinase family protein; protein product: MPPFLSDPTLWFHIAIAAVWVGVIILAAELLHRYTSTEPERIRKVVHIGTGQVILLAWWLQIPAWVGITASILASTVALLSYKLPILPGINSVGRKSLGTFFYALSIGILVGWFWPLQQPYYAAVGILVMTWGDGLAALVGQQFGKHPYKIWGMQKSWEGSLTMALVSYAVCFLILLAVQGNVWQTWVVPLAIALVATSLEAFSKLGIDNITVPVGSAALCFLLNQVWFGNW
- a CDS encoding NAD+ synthase is translated as MTNNMKIAIAQLNPTIGDLTNNAQQILNSARQASELGARLLLTPELSLCGYPPRDLLLNPSFVEEMAITLQQLAKDLPPNLAVLVGTVEPNINASSNGGKSLFNSIALLEQGKIQQSFHKRLLPTYDVFDENRYFEPGKHSNFFVLDNLRIGVTICEDLWNDENFWGKRTYPDNPIADLAELGVDLIVNLSASPYSVGKQQLRKDMLRHSAVRHQRPIIYANQVGGNDDLIFDGASFALNSHGDLVCSLPAFKKDVVCLKFSKKERNLLTASIAEMPESYDEEIWQALVLGVRDYARKCGFTKIVLGLSGGIDSSLVAAIAAEALGAENVLGVLMPSPYSSDHSVKDALALGENLGIKTNLLPIGGLMKSYDESLADLFAGTEFGIAEENIQSRIRGNLLMAIANKFGYLLISTGNKSEMAVGYCTLYGDMNGGLAAIADVPKTRVYSLCQWLNRQREIIPENVLVKPPSAELKPGQVDQDSLPPYEILDDILERFVNYHQSAKEIVLAGHDPDVVNRVIKLVARSEFKRRQAPPGLKITDRAFGTGWRMPIASKWLVNVP